The following proteins are co-located in the Poecile atricapillus isolate bPoeAtr1 chromosome 2, bPoeAtr1.hap1, whole genome shotgun sequence genome:
- the LOC131575260 gene encoding D-serine dehydratase-like, giving the protein MDGHTDSSWLGAPLEQLPTPALILDRDTLHGNAERMRERCRALGLRLRPHVKTHKTLEGAALATGGTRRGIVVSTLAEARFFAAGGFDDILYAFPVPRWRLAKCSALAQRLQEFQVLLDSPQGLELLLQNPLPGGKRWLVWLKLDCGNARAGIRPSDPEALSLARAIALGSPERVTLVGVYAHCGNTYGCRDIPAIQAIARDTTAAVLEFVTALRREGIPCPQATIGSTPSCSHPVPEMSQLTEVHPGNYLFYDLQQTQLGCCRPEEVAIRVLSRVIGHYRHRGQLLLDCGWAALSLHGRDQGPPGCAAIEGHPQLRLVGLTQEHGQVEAVDGELDFEQFPLGSTLALIPFHACATAAMHPVYFVHAAGKVVELWHPVRGW; this is encoded by the exons Atggacggacacacggacag ctcctggctgggagccCCCCTGGAGCAGTTGCCCACCCCGGCGCTGATCCTGGACCGGGACACGCTGCACGGGAACGCCGAGCGGATGCGGGAGCGCTGCCGGGCGCTGGGGCTGCGCCTGCGGCCCCACgtcaaaacccacaaaactct GGAAGGGGCGGCTCTGGCCACGGGTGGGACGCGCCGTGGCATCGTGGTGTCCACGCTGGCCGAGGCGCGGTTCTTCGCGGCCGGCGGTTTCGATGACATCCTCTACGCCTTCCCGGTGCCGCGCTGGCGCCTGGCCAAGTGCTCGGCGCTGGCCCAGCgcctccaggaattccaggtgcTCCTGGACAGCccccaggggctggagctgctcctccagaaCCCCCTTCCCGGCGGGAAGCGCTGGCTCGTCTGGCTCAAGCTGGACTGCGGGAATGCCCGGG CCGGGATCCGTCCCTCGGACCCCGAGGCTCTGAGCCTGGCCCGGGCCATCGCCCTGGGCTCCCCGGAGCGGGTGACACTGGTGGGGGTCTACGCCCACTGCGGGAACACCTACGGCTGTCGCGACATCCCGGCCATCCAGGCCATCGCCAGGGACACCACGGCCGCCGTGCTGGAATTTGTCACCGC GCTGCGGCGGGAGGGGATCCCGTGTCCCCAGGCCACCATCGGCTCCACGCCGTCCTGCAGCCACCCTGTGCCGGAGATGTCGCAGCTCACCGAGGTGCACCCGGGCAATTACCTCTTCTACG ACCTGCAGCAGACGCAGCTGGGCTGCTGCCGGCCCGAGGAGGTGGCGATCCGTGTCCTCAGCAGGGTGATCGGCCACTATCGCCACCgcgggcagctgctgctggactgcGGCTGGGCCGCCCTGAGCCTGCACGGCCGCGACCAGGGACCCCCGGGCTGTGCTGCCATCGagggacacccccagctccG GCTGGTGGGGCTGACCCAGGAGCACGGGCAGGTGGAGGCTGTGGATGGGGAGTTGGATTTCGAGCAATTCCCGCTGGGAAGCACCTTGGCGCTCATCCCGTTCCAT gcctgtgccacagctgccatGCACCCCGTGTACTTCGTGCACGCTGCCGGGAAGGTTGTGGAGCTCTGGCACCCCGTGCGTGGCTGGTAg